The genome window CTTCAACGTCGAGACAGTCACCTACAAGAACGTTAAGTTCAACGTGTGGGACGTGGGGGGCCAGGACAAGATCCGGCCGCTGTGGAGGCACTACTACACTGGCACCCAGGGCCTCATCTTTGTGGTGGACTGCGCCGACAGGGACCGGATAGACGAGGCCCGCCAGGAGCTCCACCGGATCATCAACGACCGGGAGATGCGGGATGCCATCATCCTGATCTTTGCCAATAAGCAGGACCTGCCCGACGCCATGAAGCCCCACGAGATCCAGGAGAAGCTGGGCCTGACCCGGATCAGAGATAGGAATTGGTACGTACAGCCCTCGTGTGCTTCCACCGGTGATGGACTATACGAGGGTCTCACCTGGCTCACCTCAAACTACAAGTCTTAATGTTCATCACTTCTACGCTCAGCCTGGACTGTTTAGTTACAATAACAAGCAAAAGAGAAGAAGTGAAATGAACAACAGATGGGAAAAAATGACAACCTGAGGCAATGAATGAATAACATGACTTCTCAGATGAGTAGGCCTATATAAAAGAGAAGTTTGATTATAAtcctccattttttttttttttgattatGGTGAATGACGCCCCTATAACCCATGTTTTTTTATAAACAAAATACAATTCTTTTTGGCTggcttttctttcattttttgtTCGCTTTGACTCTAGTATACTTCACTCACAGtctaatcacttaataattcacaaAATATTATTTTCAGAAGCTCTGAAAGATGCAgataacattttttttctcttgtATGATTTATTTCTGCGGTGGCAGGGTTAGGCTGTGCTATTTTTTTGTCCCTCAGTTATAGATACATTACAGACAGCCTTCTATTCAGTTTTCATACAGTATTCTCATGACCCAATTTCCACCCAAAGGATGGGAAAGGCCAATGCCCCTGTGTGGACGTTACCCGCTCATATCTGCACCGGAAACCAAGGGCCAGATTCAGAATATCAGTTCTCATGGTTCCAAACTGCCACCATGGTTTTTAAAGAGTTAAGAATATGTATTACGGACATGTAAGGACCTCATGAAGAAGTACTGTTTTCACTTTTGATTGATTGTACAAAATTGTTGAGATGATTGAGGAAAATGTGTTAGTACTTAATTCCTTAAACAGTGATTCCATCCCATGTCTGCTAGGGAGGTTTTCTGAGAAGACACTATGGACACTGCGACATGGATGGATGTCATTGTATTTTTGTTCTGTTTCGGGTCAGAGTCTGTTACCACTGATCTCTTTTTGCCTCTAATCTTCCAAGCGCTTCCATTTCCAGTTGAGTATTTGTAGTTCCGGCTGCCTTTTGGGAAGCCCTGAGTTACAGGTGCAccaacagaaagacagacagcgtGGTGGAAAGCACCCTCATAGCTAAGTCTTCACTAGGGGTGGGGGGACTACCCTATCCACAAGGGGGTAAGGAATGACTACCCTATCCACAAGGGGGTGGGGGGACTACCCTATCCACAAGGGGGTGGGGGGACTACCCTATCCACAAGGGGGTGGGAGAAACACAATACTATAGGGCCCCTTGACTAAAAGTGCACACTTGACTCTCTGACTGACTCTTGGGCCCAAGTAAGCAAGTGTTTACTTTTCAACCCAACACCACTTTCATGGTGCTCTGCTCTCCGGTAAATGGGGCCTCCTGCTCAGTTCGTTTAATCCATTCACATCAGTTGTACAGCTCTTCATGCAGTCAGACAAGACTACATGTTCTGTTCATAAGTTATAGATATGAAAATgctttgttttattattt of Salmo trutta chromosome 1, fSalTru1.1, whole genome shotgun sequence contains these proteins:
- the LOC115169840 gene encoding ADP-ribosylation factor 6-like, with amino-acid sequence MGKMLSKIFGNKEMRILMLGLDAAGKTTILYKLKLGQSVTTIPTVGFNVETVTYKNVKFNVWDVGGQDKIRPLWRHYYTGTQGLIFVVDCADRDRIDEARQELHRIINDREMRDAIILIFANKQDLPDAMKPHEIQEKLGLTRIRDRNWYVQPSCASTGDGLYEGLTWLTSNYKS